Proteins encoded in a region of the Quercus lobata isolate SW786 chromosome 8, ValleyOak3.0 Primary Assembly, whole genome shotgun sequence genome:
- the LOC115956209 gene encoding MDIS1-interacting receptor like kinase 2-like, whose product MTSLSNKPLFNQFISSLVFFFLVVIILDFICSSTASVSSVTSPFVYTNNKVKVAEERKEAKALLKWKTNLHSKSQSFLSSWAGSNPCNWVGINCDDKSGSVTHLNLSSHSLKGTLHDLSFQSFPNLLSVDLSFNSLFGTIPTNIVHLSKLSVLDLSYNQFTGIIPSEIGQLTSLHVFYLGVNLMSGLIPQELGGLTSLSELDLSTNNLTGVIPTSLGNLSNLNILCLQMNHLYGTIPTSLGNLSNLTILDLGGNQLYGHIPQEIGLPSSLSFLALAINNLTGIIPASLGSLSNLTTLYLHMNQLSGSIPQELGMLSSLTDLQLSINNLIGTIPASLGNLSNLITLYLHMNQLSGSIPQELGMLSSLTNLQLSMNNLIGTIPAFLGNLSNLNNLYLFSNRLSGSIPQEFGINNFTQLKEFEISENKLTGHLPNNVFLGGSLEKFTADNNHFIGSIPKSMRNCRLPPELGEAIQLHVLNLSSNKLNGEIRKELVSPKS is encoded by the exons ATGACATCCCTTTCAAACAAACCACTCTTCAATCAATTCATTTCATCTCTagtcttcttcttccttgttGTCATCATCCTTGATTTCATTTGTTCATCCACTGCTTCTGTTTCCTCTGTAACTTCTCCTTTTGTTTACACTAACAATAAGGTTAAGGTAGcagaagaaagaaaggaagcaAAGGCACTTCTAAAATGGAAAACCAACCTTCACAGTAAAAGCCAGTCTTTCTTGTCCTCTTGGGCTGGAAGCAATCCTTGCAATTGGGTCGGAATAAATTGCGACGACAAGTCTGGAAGTGTCACCCATCTAAACCTTTCAAGTCACAGTTTGAAAGGTACACTTCACGATCTAAGCTTTCAATCCTTCCCTAATCTACTCAGTGTTGACCTTTCTTTCAACTCACTATTTGGAACCATCCCTACAAATATTGTTCACCTCTCTAAACTCTCAGTTCTAGACCTTTCTTATAATCAATTCACTGGAATAATTCCTTCCGAAATAGGCCAATTGACAAGTCTTCACGTCTTTTACCTTGGTGTAAATCTTATGAGTGGCCTTATTCCTCAAGAACTAGGAGGATTAACTTCTTTGAGTGAGCTTGATTTATCAACAAACAATCTCACTGGGGTCATTCCCACCTCTCTTGGAAACTTAAGCAACCTAAACATTCTATGTCTTCAGATGAACCATCTCTATGGTACCATCCCTACTTCTCTTGGAAACTTAAGCAACCTAACCATTCTAGATCTTGGTGGGAACCAACTTTATGGTCACATCCCTCAAGAAATAGGTCTGCCAAGTTCTCTAAGTTTCCTTGCGTTGGCAATAAACAATCTTACAGGTATCATCCCTGCCTCTCTTGGAAGCTTAAGCAACCTAACCACTCTATATCTTCATATGAACCAACTTTCTGGTTCCATTCCTCAAGAATTAGGAATGCTAAGTTCTCTGACTGACCTTCAGTTATCAATAAACAATCTCATAGGCACCATCCCTGCTTCTCTTGGAAACTTAAGCAACCTAATCACTCTATATCTTCATATGAACCAACTTTCTGGTTCCATCCCTCAAGAATTAGGAATGCTAAGTTCTCTGACTAACCTTCAGTTATCAATGAACAATCTCATAGGCACCATCCCTGCTTTTCTTGGAAACTTAAGCAACCTCAACAATCTATATCTTTTTTCCAACAGACTTTCTGGTTCCATCCCTCAAGAATTTGGAATT AACAATTTTACTCAATTGAAGGAGTTCGAAATATCTGAAAACAAACTCACTGGTCACTTGCCAAACAATGTGTTCCTTGGTGGATCGCTTGAGAAATTCACTGCAGACAACAATCATTTTATTGGTTCAATACCAAAATCGATGAGAAACT GTAGATTACCTCCGGAGCTTGGAGAAGCAATTCAATTACATGTGCTCAATCTCTCCTCAAATAAGCTAAATGGGGAAATCCGAAAGGAATTAG TATCTCCAAAATCTTGA
- the LOC115955321 gene encoding MDIS1-interacting receptor like kinase 2-like, giving the protein MVYENIVEATGDFDYKHCIGVGGYGIVYKVELSTGQVVAVKKLHPLSEDSVANVNTFTSEINSLTEIRHRNIVKLHGFCSHPQHLLLVYEFLERGSLKKILNNDESASNFDWAKRVNVVKGVTSALSYMHHDCLHPIIHRDISSKNVLLDSEYEAHVSDFGTARIMTSDASYWTSFAGTFGYAAPEHAYTMEVSEKCDVYSFGVVTLEVIMGRHPGDLISSFLSTSFASSSYDVLLEDVLDQRLALPTGQVMEKVVLVAKIALACLHTNPHSRPTMQQVYQKLSTWKSPFTKPLGMITLRELVGLENLI; this is encoded by the exons ATGGTTTATGAAAACATTGTTGAGGCAACAGGGGATTTTGATTACAAACATTGTATTGGTGTTGGGGGGTATGGAATTGTCTATAAAGTTGAGTTGTCAACAGGTCAAGTTGTTGCTGTAAAGAAACTTCATCCACTCTCAGAAGATAGTGTGGCCAATGTAAACACTTTTACCAGTGAGATAAATAGTCTAACTGAAATACGACACCGCAACATTGTAAAGCTTCATGGTTTTTGCTCACATCCACAGCACTTGCTTTTAGTCTATGAGTTCTTGGAAAGAGGGAGCTTgaaaaaaatactaaacaaTGATGAATCAGCATCAAACTTTGATTGGGCTAAGAGGGTAAATGTTGTCAAAGGTGTTACAAGCGCTCTATCTTATATGCATCATGATTGCTTACATCCAATAATTCATCGTGACATATCAAGCAAGAATGTTTTGCTAGATTCGGAATATGAAGCTCATGTCTCTGACTTTGGCACGGCTAGGATTATGACTTCTGACGCATCTTATTGGACTTCATTTGCTGGCACTTTTGGGTATGCCGCTCCTG AACATGCTTACACAATGGAAGTAAGTGAAAAGTGCGACGTTTATAGCTTTGGAGTAGTCACATTAGAAGTAATTATGGGAAGGCATCCGGGTGATTTGATCTCATCATTTCTATCAACCTCATTTGCATCATCTTCCTATGATGTGCTATTAGAAGATGTATTGGATCAACGGCTTGCATTGCCTACTGGGCAAGTTATGGAGAAGGTGGTTTTAGTGGCAAAGATAGCATTGGCATGCTTGCACACCAATCCACATTCTCGTCCGACCATGCAACAAGTTTATCAAAAGCTATCAACTTGGAAATCCCCATTCACAAAGCCTTTGGGCATGATCACATTAAGAGAGCTTGTTGGTCTCGAAAATCTGATTTAA